TGTTGAATAATGAATTTGTAGCTCATGAATTTAAGTTTGAGGATTGCAAATGTTGTTTGAATTTATGAGATGGATGTATGAAATGGTTGAATGGAATTGCAAGTTGATGTTCATTAACATTTTTGCAGAAATAGTTTGCCATGTCGCGACGTTGAGCATATGCCATTGTCGTCGTGACAAGATTAGGCCACCATGCCATGACACAAAGTTGAGATGAGACCTAGTCAATATGTTGCATCATGACGAGGAACCCCCTAATGTCACGACGTCAAAATggacttttaaaaatattatagtttagTCCGAATTTAATCTCGGGTTAGCgttagagctttcataagcttatttAAGACCCAGAAACAATAATACattgtattgattgaaattaatcATATAATGGTATAATTTGTTTGTAGTTTGATTGTAGTTTCACTAGCAATGAATGTGACACTTTATAGTTTAAACCTAACGATTtggtcgggtatggggtgttacaacttatcATTAGCATTTTCAATCTTTTTGaagtcaagtaaatatttaaacataatttttaaaaaaatatttaaacataaaatatatatattttatattacgttattacatttttacccttttaataatttatatatgaaatgataaaatgatatttttatatagtgGAGCGGGCTGAGGCAGGGataaaatatttatacatttttaccATTCCATACCCactattcaaaagaaaaaaagaatccaTCCCACCTCGCCCCGCATACACTTTTCAAACAAAAAGATTCACTCCATTCGGAGTGGATCGGTTCGAAATTCATTAAGCGGTTCGAGTTTTGCCATCCCTATGAAAGACAAGCTCCACCAACACAAAAAAGGCCTCAATCTTAACATCAAATGAACATTATGACACATTGACAATTGGCTCTGTCACAACTGAAGTATGACATATttggagtgattgcaagcacttacACTAAGGAAATTCGCCTTGGATGGTCCAAAGCGGCTagccaaaaaaaaagaagaactaAGCATCCACCAAATTGAAGAGGACGATGACAAAACCATCGCTAAAATtacttgcaaaagcaagactacatGCATAGGTAAGACTAAAATATGTGCAATAAGAGTAGACATGTAAaaccctaattttgggcctagtcagaacagtggtttcaagaccacaaatttgacgatgaaaattttattttttattatatttttatgatctacgatttcatggaataatttcataaaaatttcgtttgaaaattttgacgttcgggcacttaatttagtcaaaaggactaaatagtaaaaagtgcaaaagttgagttctacatactagaggtgtctaatttttatgaaattttaaattgagggtccttaaatggtaattagaccattggttaattgctggacaaaaatagacatgaaatgggtgtaagaaaatatttttaagttaggggtattttggtaaactaataattaaaagaattaaaaagggaaataagccaaattagctattgtcttcttcattcaaccgtttctaccagcagcagccatggttaaggtttgttcaaactcccaagctcgattgtaagtgctccctagccccgtttttaaagttctttacatttttgaaattccggtaacttggttaagcttattttagcaataatttagcctagggtttatatttggaaaaatacccataggtgaaatgtgtttattttgatgttttatggtagaatatgaagcttgaaattgtgttaaacaacttttactaagcgattttacgtgaaaacgagtaaaacgacataatcagtaaaaatacctaatgttcataagtacatgttagagtgaaaatttgatgttgctatagaaggaaaaaaatgatcagcatgtcataaaacataaggaaataggatgaagtttaatttacgagtctaggggaaaaatgtaattttgacaaagtttaggggcaaaattgtaatttttccaaaatatgattttgggttaatttgaatatgtgagtcctaattagactatatttgaaatgatagagcaaggaaaaatcgaaattcgggctaaaatcggaaaatatcaggttgtggacaaaatggtaaaaatggccatttttgcatacgaggtaagttcatatgatttttaataatgcaatgtgtaactTAATGTTAtttccttgatattaaatgagatgtaagttcatgtgtaaatgttggtaacataattgtcattttaagtaatttaatgttatttatatgatatgataattattattatgaaatattatgctttgtggttattgttgagtaatatgcaaaattatgtgaattacttgataaatatgaaatgctaccaaaTATCGGTTCTAACATTCCGTGGAAGAagacaaagatgtgtgatcgacgaaaatcccatttgaaccttaggaatagattaggatacaagtgacatgtcacaaggatatttgagttccgaactcgttgagttgagtccgagttcgtgagatgtaactaggtatTTGAACttgttgagtccgagttcacttataaatgcgaacgcccgagctcgttgagttgagtccgagttcacttatgggtgggttacatggtagcttggctacacatatattccgcaggctattgagtttgtctagctgtgggcatggcacttatgtgcatgcattccATGTATTCGattatattccaagtgttcaatgggtaatttggTGAAGTATTCGTTGATGATCCCAATGAGATAAGCCATTAGTGAGTATgtctttgagttatgttacaagttgtacaggtatgtacactaaacttatgtgtgatgccttgacatgtgatgatctatAATGTAcatagtatttggtgaatattatgaaaatgacatgatttggaataagtccttgatacttgatgacattgagattatggatttatgcttatgaagcataattatgtgttcttaccattatgaatgaaatgatattgtatggatttggtgaataatagtaatgaatgagtaaatttagccttggcagttttgggttactacAGTGGtgcaaatttgaaaattcaccataaattgtggaaattgaattaggagctgaataaaatatgagtttaaagcccaattagtctagtttcacatagaagaaacgatatatGCAAACGGTATGTGCAAcggtattatgagatatttaaattgttgtgagacagagtctgaatgactttgtgatcccctgttccaatttgagaaaatcattaaaaattgtataaaaataattatgggttgtaatttatatttttaaaatccttaatgagtctgttctctagaaagatagatgagagcattatcagaattctgtactatgagaaaaataatttttagtgaagagaggtcagaactattggacagcaaaacaggggaaactttaatgaataaactgtactaattggctaaaccaaaaattctggaaattttatgggagaaaggtatacgagtctagtttcaaggaaaattaacgaaacttaatttggagtctcgtagctccagatataaatgaattagtaactGTAATTTGGTAAAACAACTTAACctgaacaagagtaaattgtacgattatgatgttttacctaaaaaaaaacatgtgggtaattgcttattaacttcatatggacttactaagcgtaaagcttacccctcctctctacttcttcagttttggctggtcggctcggggttggagattgtcggaggcaaaatcacactatcaagctatcatttttgggagaattaattcaaatattagaaatatcaagtgagtggcatgtataggaagttggtttgtgatatgtattattattatgactttgaccatacgtatcggtctgcattgagtcatcgtatatgatcatgagatgtggtctttatccattatggtttgtaagtttaattaatcatgccatgtcctatgttttgatgtgatgatatagttagctttgtttattatgcatgattggtaatacatcaggtaagttaaatacAGGCCAGtcgatcatgaattaaatggacaTGAGTAATATtaccttgaatatggatgtttaatggacaaattggtaactacattatgatggtataagaTGAGAATAAGATTTAACATGTCCAGTTCTAGTTagtgtaagaatgtatattatatacaggatggtaagcaaatatgtttaaagtgaatgacatgttattgcatgattatggatgtgtaagtacTCATTTATGCCACATTATATGTCTTTAattatgagtctatgcatgtgttcgaaaagttttgaattaaatgaaattttatggcccgatttttgtctatgtgtatggttaagtctggtaatgcctcgtaccctgttttggccttggatatgggtaaggggtgttacaaggcaaaaacttctaaaagtaaaagacttattaaacaatggaaaacaaacatataaaacttaaagaCAACAAAAGTCCAAATTGACttgtaaaataaaaacaaattaaaaagctGATAAAAAGAGGCACCCACTTTCCAAGATAAACTGTTTGAGGCCAATGGAGTTTCAACGACGACAAACACCGTAATCTATCCATAATAACTTGTAAAGATAATAAATATACCCACAAGCTAGATCTACAAACTGAAAATAGAAAAGATATATGGAGTGAATGgggagaataaataaaaattggtgGGAGAGAAAGAAAGGAGGTAGCCAACTTGGAAGTTGACACTTACCATGCTTGgacaaaacaaaatagaaaaagcaaATGACTTGgagaaaaaataaatcaaaatttacatCCAAAGGAATTAAGCGAAAGTAATTCTAaagatgaatttaattttttgataattatttaaaaaacaatttcTCCCGTAAAAAAACTattgtaaattaaatattatggATTAATTTACATAAAGATAAAAAGTAAGAGCACATTAGTGtgcaaattaaaatattaagaacttaaaaacacaaaaatttacaaaaattaaatagcaaAATTAAGGGGCTATTTAGGAATTAACCCTCCCTTTATTATAAGCAAAACCCACAAACGGCAGTATACTATCTAAGAGATATTTATatagtattttatttaattttgaaggtCCTTCTCTATCTCTGTCAAAGCTAAAAAATAACTAAGAGAAAATAGCTATTGTTAACCTAGCGATTCCTCTCTCACGCTCTCTGTGCAAAATCGTTCCTCTCTTCAGACCCTTTTCTCTCATCGACCCATTTGATCTCTCTCTCCCTCTGCCTTTACCTTTTTTTCAGAATCTTAAACGCCGCCGTATCTCCGCCGCGATCTCTGCTTTTTATATTCTCTCGATGGCTGACGGAAAATTAGATCTACCTGATGATCTCCTCTCCTCCAAAACCAGCTTCGACCACTCCTCTCTCAAAGGTATTCTACATTCTCTTTTCCCTTTCCTTTTTACGATCAAATATTTGTCTCATTGTTTCCTCTAATTTTATCTTATTGCATGCTGATTGTATTGCTTtccatttcaattcaatctctTCGTTTTCCCCTATTATTCTATTCTTTTTTCTTCCGGaatatttcattttttgaaatttactagtttggtttaatttattaaatctaGATTTTTCAGATTTCGTtcatggtttatttatttttgcccCTAAGATCTCGTTCGATTTTGTTGAAACCTTCTATTTCTTTTTGCTGTGTTGTTATAAGAGAttataattagaaaaaaaaaggaagtgcACAATTGTTTCTATGTGAAATTATATTAAGCTTAAACCTTCGATTTAGATGCACCAGACAATggatattacttttatgaaagaagaaAAGATTACTTTAGTTGCTTATCTTAATTATTGCAAAATATAAACTGCAACGTTGAAGTTGATATGGTACTGTAGTATGTCTTCTTCTTATTATTTCGACAGATTGAATTCAATGAAAGGATCACCTATTTCAATTAGGAAAATTGGCAGTTCGTTCTCAAATAATTTGATACTTTAGGACTCCATAGAGACAGGCTGAGGTTATGATTTCTGCCAAATTAGCCTATGTATTAATGATCTCAGATATTGTTAGTTTTAGGTGAAGCGTGGGATGGGAACTTGGAGGACAAAGGACACGTGGGGTTACTTGAGGGCACCAAAGGTAATGCTATTTGTCGTATGTTGATGTTTTTGCATTTTAAAAGCCTAAGTTCTCTTTTATTGTAAAATCTTACCCTTTTTTTCCCTAGCAGATCAAGCAATTTCAGAGAGCAATATACCTTTGTCTCCACAGTGGCTTTACTCTAAACCATCTGATTCTAAGGTGTTAGCTACTGGAACATCTGGGGTATGGAACtctattttcttttgttaataTGGTACTTAGTTCATTTCCATATGAGGGTTTAATGTGTTGATCTCTAGTTTTATTTAGCTTTATGTAGCAAAAGTTTGGGTAAAAAGTATATCTGATCACGTAAAACTTAGTTAGACTAGCATCTATCACTGAATGCTGATCACAAATTTATATTTGACTTTTACCTTATGACAAATTCTCATTTTGGTTTCTATCCTTTCTGTGGTATAATTTACTACTCTGACAGGATATAAGAGCCACAAATTCGTTGTCCCATAGAACCTCTGGTGATTCCAATCTGAAAGATAGTTGGCGTCTGGATGGGTCTCAAGACAAGAAAGACCGGAGGAAGACTGCAGTTGATCTTGAAAGCAGTCGCCGTTGGCGTGAAGAGGAGAGAGAAACAAGCTTACTTGGCCGAAGGGATCGCAGAAAAGAAGACCGTCGGGCAGATATTTCATCGATGAGGGATGTTTCTGAAAACAAGCTTACTTCTTCAGAGAGATGGAATGATATTAATAGTCGTAGTTCAGGACATGAATCTCGAAGAGACAACAAGTGGTCTTCAAGATGGGGTCCCGAAGACAAAGAAAAGGATTCTCGAACTGAGAAGAGGACAGAAGCTGAGAAGGAAGAAGCCCTTACTGACAAACAAGCTTTTGTAAGTGGGGGACGCATAGCTTCTGACCGTGAGAATGATTCTCATGATAAGTGGAGACCACGACATCGTTTGGAAATTCATGCAGGTGGGGCTGCTTCTCATCACAGTGCTCCAGGTTTTGGTTTAGAGAGGGGACGAGTGGAGGGATCAACTGTGCGGTTTGCAGCAGGACGAGGTAGATCAAATGCTAATGTAAGCCTACAAATTGGGAGGCCAAAATCTGCTTCTGTCATTGGATCTCGTCCTCTGGACAAAAACAAATCATTTAACACATATTGCTACCCTAGAGGAAAACTGCTTGATATTTACCGCAAGCAAAAGACTGCTCCAAATTTTCTCACTGTACCTGATGAGATGGATCATTTATCACCACTAACTCAGAAAGAAACTGTTGAGCCTGTAGCTTTTGTTCCTCCTGATGCAGAGGAAGAGGTATCAAGCTTATAATCTGATTTATGGAATAAAAGTCTACTCATCTTTATCCTTCTATGTGGtttcatttaattttcttgcttGATTCTTGCAGGCTCTCCTTGGAGATATATGGAAGGGAAAAACTACAAGCAGTGGAGTGTCGTACAACACAGCTAGAGACACAAGTAAGGGTCAAATGCTGATTTTTAGTGTGTTGCCCAGTAAATAACTAGATATGATTGAGattcttattttttgtttctttttggtcCTAACCTGGAACTTATTGATGTGATTCCAGGTGGAGGGAAACAAAGTTCTACACTTAACATGGAGGATAGTGTTGAATCAGGTGAGAATGCTGCTGTAAACAATATTTATCAAGGGAATTATGCTGGGACATATTATGCCTTAGATTCACAGATGATTGTGACCGAGGGTAGGAAACTATCATTTTTAGTTGTTGACTGTCCATTGAGAATATACTCTTGATTTGTTCTGCTTGTCCTTTCAGAAATAAATAGTACAAAAGAAGGTGGGCAGAGACGTGTTTTACCATCTGACACAGGTGTGACCCATGCTTTGATATCAGATAGGGAAATTGATGGCTCCATAAATGATGCTGATGAAATAAAATCTATTGATAAAGGACAAGTCTCTGATTTGAAAATGCAAAAGCTACCTAGGTTGGAGGATAAGGAATCATCCATTCATTTTGGAGAGGGTGGCGAGCTTCCTGAAGACTCAGGTTCTCTATTTGATTTTTCATCACTACAGGCTACCCTAAGCCATAACCAGATAGATATTAAGGGAAATTATGAGGCACATTCACTGGAAAGTGTTATCCCTCCTGAGGATTTGATTTTGTGCTATCTTGATCCTCAAGGGGTAATTCAGGGACCATATCTGGGAATTGACATAATTTCATGGTTTGAGCAAGGTTATTTTGGTACAGACTTGCCTGTTCGATTGGCAGATGCTCAGGATGGATCTCCTTTCCAAGAACTTGGCGATGTCATGCCGCACCTAAGCATGAATTCTGGTTCTGCATCCAGTGGTAGTGCAGTTATGAGAATGCAATTACCTGATTCTTTTGAAGGTAGCTTGGGTGAGACCATATCTACTTCTGCTTCTGCTCTTGAATTTAAGGGGTCTGACATTGGATGTGATCATAAGCAGTCTTTGTCTGCTGTTGAGACTTCTGGAACTGATTTTCAGTTAAGACGACTTACTCAAAGTTATCCTTCTGAGTATCAGTCTTCTGAAGATCAAAGCCTCCATGAATTTGTTGCTGCTCAAGAAGAGGGTAAGTTTAATAGGTTGGACCTATTATTGATTTTGTTATTTATTGTGTTTGTTAATAATGCCTTCCTTTCCTCTTGTGTGCTACAGAAATTATTTTTCATGGAAGGCCCACAAGTGCGGGGGTTGATCCTTCTAAAATTTCTGGTGAAGTTCAAGGTTCTTTTGGCAATCCTGCAAGCCATTTGTCCATTACAGATGAGTTTTCAAAAACCAATATACCTTCTCATCGAGATGACGAGCTGCATCCCTTTGGTTTGTTGATGTCTGAGTTGAGGAGCCCATCTGGTTTGAAGTGTTCTCAATCATCTAATATAGCTTCCAGCATCGGTGATAGGGGGCAGTTTTTAGATCCTTTGCTTGATACAGAGACAAACTTTAGTGATCACAGCGTTGTTCGTAGAGTCCCTGAACAGACTTCTTTTCCTGAGGCTTGGCCTGATGATTATAGAAGAAATGCTTTGTCTAACCCTAACATTCGTCTAGGAACTACTGGTGGTTGGCCCTCATCTCACAAGGAGCACGAAGACAATAGTTTTGGCCTTTTACGTCAGCTAATATCACAAAAGCTGCCCAATGAACCACTTCAAGAGGAAAATCATTTCTCTCATCCCTTTCCATATTCAGCTGGATTTGATGTGGAGCATGTCCAGGGTTTCGATCTTATGCTGAGCAAAAATCTCAACCGCCAGAGATCAATCCATCATTCAGATCCTCATATGGAACACCTTTTGGAACTTCAGTTTCAACAGCAGCGGCAGTTGGAACTTCAGCGACAGCAGCAGCAGCTGGAACTTCAGAGGCAGCAGCAGCTGGAACTTCAGCGGCAACAGCAGCAACTGGAACTACAGCGACAGCAGCAGCAGCTAGAGTTACAGCGGCAGCAGCAGCAGCTAGAGTTACAGCGGCAGCAGCAGTTGGAACTACAGctacagcagcagcagcagcagcagcagcagcagttgGAACTTCAGCGGCAGCAGCAGCTTCGTCACCACCAAATTAAATTGTTACAGGAGCAGCAGCAACATCTACAGCTGCCACATTCTCAAGCTCAGCAATTGCTTCTTGATCAATTGCTGCAGCATCAGATCCCTGATCCTGGTTATGGTCAGCAAATATTTGATGCTGCTAGAGACAACATAATCGATCAGGTTCAGTTACGAAGGCATCTCCTTGCTGAATTGCAACAGAATTCTCATGCTTCAAGGCACCTGGATTCATCGCTGGAGCAGATCATCCAAGCGAAGATTAACCAGGGTGCACTCCAAGGGCAGCATGCTGAGTTTTTGGATTTCATGTCACAGGCAAAGTATGGCAATATGCTTCCTTCAGAGCATCAGCTTCGTCTTAAACAAGAACACTTGCAAGCGCAGCAATTATCTATGGCACTTAGGCAACAATTAGGAATGGAGGGGAATAGAAGACTTGCCGGTTCATTGTCTGTAGATGACGTTGGTCAGTTTGTTGGGAATCCTGGCAGTCATCATCAGGCTCAATCTGTAGGGTTGAATACTTCAGGTCTTTACCGGCAGAGGCTATCATCTCTTGAAGAGCATATCTGCAATCTTAAGCAGAATCATGCTTTGGAGGACCTACCAGAGCGAGGGATTTTTGACCCCAACTCTACAGCATTTGGCAGGTTGACTCTTCCTGTAGCTGCTCCTGGAATGAAAGTAGACAATGCAAATTCTCTAGATCTAGCAGAACATCTTTATATGCACTCCAACAACCAACTGGATCCATTTTCTTCAGGTAACCACTCTCTTAACCAGCAAGTTTTAAGCAATGTATACGCTTCTCATCCTGGTGCAATGGAGAGCTTCCATGCAAGGAAAAATGGGCAGCTAGAAAATAGTTGGACTGCAAAAGAGATACCACAATTAAATCTTGAAGCAGAACTGCAAAGAAGGGAGTCTGAAGTTGATTCAAGTGCTTGGGCATCAGCTGGAGGGGTTAATGAAAACTCTAAGAAGGCTTTAATGGACCTTCTTTACCAAAAACTTGGTATTCAATCTATGCAATCATCAGAAATCGATCGTCAGAATTCTACTTCATCTTCCAGAGGGCGGGAAACCTTTTGGCCTGTTTCTGGGCCACAAACTTCCAATTTTCCTTTTAATCATTTTCCAAATCAGGAAGTTCATGTGAACAACTTGTTTCCGGAAGGCCATCAAAATTCTAATTCAAGTGCCTTGTTGCAAGGTCATTTGTTTGGAGTTGCTTCAAGTGCATCTGCCAACCACATGGTTAACTGTGAAAGATTGCCTCTTAAAGCCAATTCTGGCTCATTTGCAGAAGAGCAGTCATTCTTGTTGGGCATTGAAGATCCTTCTCGTAGTTGCTATGCAGATGCTAGCTTGATGGGAAAATCAGCTGTGGATAAAGAAATAGCAGAACTGGAAGGAAAAGACAAAGAAAATGGAATGAAAGGCATGAGTACAAGGAATGGTTCTGTGTCAGGGTCTGAGGACAATGTATTAGAGCAAGTAGAGACAACCTTGGACTGTGGTGACCTACCAAGTGGCATCCATAGCCGGCATAGTTCTCTTGGAATCGGTAATCTTCCCAACTATTTTTTTATTCCTGTTTCAACTTAGGTAAATGTCTGTTTCTTAGATGAATTAAATCTTAAATGTGAAATGGTGCAGATGGAAGCGGCAGGTTGTATGGGTATGAAATTGGAGTAGATAAGTCGGCTGGAGAAGATGTTTCTAATGATAGGTGTGGTTCTTTTACTAAATGGTTTATATAAGAGGCTACTATTTAATGTCCATTATCATGACTAAATTTGCTGCTACGACAATGGGTAGGAGTCAATATTGGATATTTTGTGTTGATTTTGTTGTGTTCTTAGTTTGATAATTTACACTTCTACGATACATCTCCCTATTAGCATTTGACTCGGCTATTTTGAACTTTATTTGCAAAGCTTTATAAAGATCCTCTTGTTATTGATAGGTTACCTTCAATGCTGCCAAATGGGCTTGACAAAGTTCCACAGAAATGCCCACCCGTGCCACAGGTTTCTTCATCCCAGGATGTCTTTTCTGATCAAAGCTCACTGTCATTTGTCAAGCAGAATAATTCTGCAAGCCTTGCAACTTCTGATGGTACGATTTTATATCTCTTTCTCTCGTTATACAAAAGATGGAATGACATTTTCTTCACTTGTATTCACTGGATCTTGTGTTTGATTTATTCAGAAGGAAAACAGGGGACGATGGCAAATCTAGGAACGATGAGGAGTGTAGAAACTCAGGCATCTAGCAAGAAAGACCTCCGTTTTAGGAGGACCTCATCTTGCAATGATGCTGCAGTGTCTGAAGCATCATTCATTGAGATTCTAAAGAAGCCGGTTCTTCGTGGGATTGAGGCAGCTAACAGCACTTCTTTGGAACCATCTGATGGTGCAACACAAGCTGGACGAAGTggcaagaagaaagggaaaaaggGAAGACAGATTGATCCTGCTCTACTGGGTTTCAAAGTCACCAGCAACCGTATAATGATGGGTGAGATCCAACGCCTTGATGATTGACAGCCTCCACTTACTATGTACATTCCATGTAAATCCTCTAACCTTTCTTTTGTAGTTAAATTGTTGTACAGCATATTTGAGTAGCATAGgcaattgattaaatttttttttctgaaaaagaaTTAGTTTTTGTTCGAAGAAGCAACATGTGTGATCACTTTTTGTTTCTGTAAGAATTAGGCTCACGATGCCTAAATAATGTCCAGTTGCATTATGGAATTAGCTTTGTTATTGGGGGCGTAAATGAGATGTACTTACAAGCTAAGCTATTGAATTCTActttatagaagtttaaatttgatttggtTATTTTCTAAGTTAATCTTGAGTAAGCTGAGTTCGAGAATACTCGATTAGGGTATGTGCGTAATTGACCAAAAACATTTGTATATGAGCAAATCATGGAAGGAAAGCTTAAGTGGGTAgagtttaaataatttaattttatttcttgttgattCCGGTTATAAACCAAGCTTAAGCTTGAACTAGAGTCTTAgctatttttatctattttttgacCCAAATTGTTCGATAGTGTCATTGGGGTCCTAACGTGTGTTTAAGTGATGTAAGAATGTGCCGGAGGCCAAAAACGAGCGAGAACGGCTCCTAGGGcaagggtatcgcgatatccaaccCTTGGAATTGTATTACCTTCGACAGTATAGAAGACCAAAGATCCCATTAGTGGTATCGTGACATTCTttttgggtatcgcgatatccacctGCCAAGGAAGACCCAAAGTTTCAATATTGCCTAAGATATTGCAATATCCTTTTCGTGGTAATGATGATATCACCTTCGTTAGGGGACAACCTTAGACAAAAAGGGCAGCCCTTGTTTACCCGGCCCACCAGTCACATAAGGCTTGTGTAAGGGCCTTTTTGGCAACGAAAAGTCGTTAGAATACACttcaaaacaatcaaaatttgCCGAGGAGAGAGACACACATTAGCTTaattttaggtttagttttctttagttttttttttacttttttagggtttttatttttctcttctaccTTATATtagagttgattttttttttgcatttacttcttgttcttgttgttcttagtgttaggtaagttagttattactgtagctaaggtttatttacatttctAGTCCTCGTACCTTGCTTTTAAGACTctttaagctttagtttaatgtatttcagtttaATTTACTTTAAATCTGTTAAAACTTGTTTCTTTTTATGTTTCTTactttagattttcttgttaaattcttttggtttcatgctatttaagttttcttgcataaaaatctcaacttttatgTTTTTCTCAAGCTTTACTTTCATGTCTGCCTAG
This window of the Gossypium hirsutum isolate 1008001.06 chromosome A09, Gossypium_hirsutum_v2.1, whole genome shotgun sequence genome carries:
- the LOC107888835 gene encoding uncharacterized protein isoform X4, giving the protein MADGKLDLPDDLLSSKTSFDHSSLKGEAWDGNLEDKGHVGLLEGTKDQAISESNIPLSPQWLYSKPSDSKVLATGTSGDIRATNSLSHRTSGDSNLKDSWRLDGSQDKKDRRKTAVDLESSRRWREEERETSLLGRRDRRKEDRRADISSMRDVSENKLTSSERWNDINSRSSGHESRRDNKWSSRWGPEDKEKDSRTEKRTEAEKEEALTDKQAFVSGGRIASDRENDSHDKWRPRHRLEIHAGGAASHHSAPGFGLERGRVEGSTVRFAAGRGRSNANVSLQIGRPKSASVIGSRPLDKNKSFNTYCYPRGKLLDIYRKQKTAPNFLTVPDEMDHLSPLTQKETVEPVAFVPPDAEEEALLGDIWKGKTTSSGVSYNTARDTSGGKQSSTLNMEDSVESEINSTKEGGQRRVLPSDTGVTHALISDREIDGSINDADEIKSIDKGQVSDLKMQKLPRLEDKESSIHFGEGGELPEDSGSLFDFSSLQATLSHNQIDIKGNYEAHSLESVIPPEDLILCYLDPQGVIQGPYLGIDIISWFEQGYFGTDLPVRLADAQDGSPFQELGDVMPHLSMNSGSASSGSAVMRMQLPDSFEGSLGETISTSASALEFKGSDIGCDHKQSLSAVETSGTDFQLRRLTQSYPSEYQSSEDQSLHEFVAAQEEEIIFHGRPTSAGVDPSKISGEVQGSFGNPASHLSITDEFSKTNIPSHRDDELHPFGLLMSELRSPSGLKCSQSSNIASSIGDRGQFLDPLLDTETNFSDHSVVRRVPEQTSFPEAWPDDYRRNALSNPNIRLGTTGGWPSSHKEHEDNSFGLLRQLISQKLPNEPLQEENHFSHPFPYSAGFDVEHVQGFDLMLSKNLNRQRSIHHSDPHMEHLLELQFQQQRQLELQRQQQQLELQRQQQLELQRQQQQLELQRQQQQLELQRQQQQLELQRQQQLELQLQQQQQQQQQQLELQRQQQLRHHQIKLLQEQQQHLQLPHSQAQQLLLDQLLQHQIPDPGYGQQIFDAARDNIIDQVQLRRHLLAELQQNSHASRHLDSSLEQIIQAKINQGALQGQHAEFLDFMSQAKYGNMLPSEHQLRLKQEHLQAQQLSMALRQQLGMEGNRRLAGSLSVDDVGQFVGNPGSHHQAQSVGLNTSGLYRQRLSSLEEHICNLKQNHALEDLPERGIFDPNSTAFGRLTLPVAAPGMKVDNANSLDLAEHLYMHSNNQLDPFSSGNHSLNQQVLSNVYASHPGAMESFHARKNGQLENSWTAKEIPQLNLEAELQRRESEVDSSAWASAGGVNENSKKALMDLLYQKLGIQSMQSSEIDRQNSTSSSRGRETFWPVSGPQTSNFPFNHFPNQEVHVNNLFPEGHQNSNSSALLQGHLFGVASSASANHMVNCERLPLKANSGSFAEEQSFLLGIEDPSRSCYADASLMGKSAVDKEIAELEGKDKENGMKGMSTRNGSVSGSEDNVLEQVETTLDCGDLPSGIHSRHSSLGIDGSGRLYGYEIGVDKSAGEDVSNDRLPSMLPNGLDKVPQKCPPVPQVSSSQDVFSDQSSLSFVKQNNSASLATSDEGKQGTMANLGTMRSVETQASSKKDLRFRRTSSCNDAAVSEASFIEILKKPVLRGIEAANSTSLEPSDGATQAGRSGKKKGKKGRQIDPALLGFKVTSNRIMMGEIQRLDD